The window ACGACTCGGATTGGGAAGGGTTAGCTGATGGAGCAACACCTCCAGGTTGTAAATGTGGAGCCATTGCCGCAAAGTTTGTAGGTTGGGAAGGATATGAGACAGGAAGGAAATTTTTGGGATGTGCAGGGCAGGTGTGTGATTTACCTGTACCTATTTCTTTAATCACTGCTTACTCATCAGTAAATGTAGCAATTCAATTAGGAACTAATGAAATAAAAATGTTCTATGTTTCTGTAGTTTGGGGAAAGATGTGATTATGTTAAATGGGTAGATGGAGATTGGCCATCATCACTGCAGAAAGCTATTGGAAAATTATGGGAGATGTATGGAGAAGCCAAAGCAGGAAGAGTTAGTGATGCTCTGTACTGTATGGAGGAAAAGTTCAAGTTTAGGGATGAAATAACCAAGCTCCACCGTGATCTGAAGATTGTCCAAGAAGAAGTGAACAAGACTGTGAATGAGAAGCAGATCACACTTGCTCTGAAGGCAAAGGCTGAACAAGCACTCATTGATGCAAGGGCAGAACTGGAGGAGAAGAAAAAGCTGGATGCTGCAGCTAGTAACATGCATAAGGTGTTGAGGATCAAGGCAGAGAAGGACAGGGATAAAATCAAGGAAGAGAAAAGAAAATTGGAGTTAATGATTGCAGATTTGGTCAAGCAGAAAGAAGGTACCAGGGCAAAGCTGAGGAAGATTAAAGAATTATGTGATAGAGTAGTATTTCCATTATAAGAGAATTATGTGATGAGTCGCCATGGTCCAAGAACGCACGGGAGAGAGAGTGGAGCTGGACTGAACTGTTGGGCAAACACTGTCCGAGCGAAGACCTAACGCCGTCAGCTACGTGTCCGTCGTTCGTTGCCACGTCGACCTGAAAGTGGGGCCGACTGGTCAGAAAATGGCTAAACCGAGCGAACAGTGGTATGTGTCACATACCTGCCTCAATGTTGGTAGTTTTCAGACAAAAGAGGCAAAGTAGGCAGTTATGTGTCTACTCTGCCCCAAATGTGGTAGTTTTGCCCTTGCAGTCGTTTTTTTTTTCGAAATACAGTATACTCCACACGAGTTAGTACTACACATGACAGAGCTGAGCATCTCTTCCCTAGCCAGTAGCCACTCGTCGTTACCGCCATGGAGCCCACCCCATTGCAGCTCGTGGTCGTGGCTCGAACCTTGAAGCGAGAGACGAActctcaaaaaacaaaaaacaaaactgGGCGGCTCTGTGAATCGTGACGGGATTCCGCCTCTGTCCGTGCGCCAAGCATCGTGCTGGGGTGGCGGCTTCTGCCTCGAGATCCGCCGCAAACCCAGTTGGAGTTTTTTTAGGGGGCAGTTGGCATTTTTGGGACTGTGTGTGTGGGCGCGCGCGCGTCCAGAGAGGCCCTAGAAAATGATCCGAAGATGTTCTTGCTGGGCGCGTCTTTGTCTCCTCTCGCCTTATGAGCAACCTAACTGGACCGGGCCAGTAAATATAGTTCGCCAGTATCATTCTTTTTTACTTTTACTTTTTATTTATATTTTAGGATATTCTAAATACatacatatattccaaaaaatataCTTATTTTAGATAATTTTTTGAAAAACATTCACTTTGAATATGAAAATTGTTAACACAGTGTAAAAAGTTTATTAGCATAATTTTTAAAAATGGTGATATAACATTAAATTTGTTTTTGTGATATTACAAAATGTTCACGCATTCCAAACAAAATATACATGAATTCTTTTAAATCTTTATACAATGTAAAATAAATGTTTGTGTAATTCAGAAGAAATGTTTCGCTCTGTTCAAGAAAAATGAACATTACATATAAAAAATCTTCACAAGTTTCAAACATATGTTCGTGACATTTAAAAAGAAAAAAGGTCCAGTTTACTACCCTGAAAAAACTTGGGGGTTCACATAACCCCCTGACCTTTTTTTTTGCTCTCTTAACCCCCTGATCTATGATCTATCCAATACCGTTCAGAAATTATATTATGTGGGTTTCCTCTGGTGGTTTGCTACGTGGACAAGGTCACAACGGTATTTGTCCAGTGGGGCCTAATAGCCAGCACAACCTAGAGCCCCTCTCGTCTTCTACCTTTGGAAAGAAGGATGTGTGTGCGGTCAACGCATACACGCAGCCCCACCTCCTACTTGTCAGCAACTAGCCGAGAAGGGGATAAGGCCTCCCGGAGCTGTCTGCCAGCTTCCCTTGCTCCCCTGGCTTTTTCCCGTTCTTCCCCGCCCTCTCCCGCGATTAGGTCAGAGCACCTTGTCATCGCTGTTTGCCATTCACGTGACCATATTGACACCTTAGCTAGCTCCCCTGGCTTTCTCCCGTTCTTCCCCGCCCTCTCCCGTGATTAGGTCAGAGCACCTTGCCATCGCTATCTGCCATTCACGTGACCGTATTGACACCTTAACTAGCTCCCCTGGCTTTTTCCCGTTCTTCCCCGCCCTCTCCCGCGATTAGGTCAGAGCACCTTGTCATCGCTGTTTGCCATTCACGTGACCGTATTGACACCTTAGCTAGCTCCCCTGCGCCCCGTAGCGACACCTTCTTCCCTGCCCTCTCTCAGGATGCCTTTGCGCTCCTTAGCTAGCTCCCCGCACCTCGTAGCGACACCTACGTCGAACCCGTGCCACTATCGCCAACAACGATTCCAGTCCATCCTCGATAGACACACGACCACCAACATACGTAGCTTGGTCCCAGCTCTTTGTAGACCCCATTCCCGCATTAAATGGTTGGTGAAACATCAAACCCGAGCCCCTTCGTGGTGGTTTGGGCCACCGACGGCTAATCACCGGTGTAGCCAGTGTGGCATGAttagtttaggttaattagggttagTTAGGTCCCTAACACGTGCCCACCGGTTAATtagttaggttaactagtttTGTTAGGATTAGTTGTAATCCAGTGGGACCCATCTGTAGGTCAAATACCTCTTTTGACTCTGTCCATGTCAGCATTCAATCGGGGCAACCAAGCAGGGATTTTTTTGACCAGTATGGGATAGTTGAGGGGGGTAAGTGAGCAGAAAAAAACATCAGGGGGTTATGTGAACCTGCAAGTTTCTTCACGGTAGTAAAATGGAGTTTTTTTACTTTTAACAATGTTTATAccatttaaaaatgttcacataATTTTAGAATGAAAGTTTTGTATCATTCAGAAAAAATGTTTCAATGTGTGTTTGAAAAATGTCCAACACGTATTCAAAATCATGTTCGAAAACATGCATTTGCAAAAATGTTAACCTTGTATTTTAAAAAAGTTAAACATGTATAATTTGTTTAGATGTAtacaaaaatgtacaatgtgtatgaaaaaataCACATCAAAACATACATTTGAAATAATGGtaatcttgtatttgaaaaaaatttaaACATGAAAAAAATATTCCTGATGTATATGTACAATTTGTATGGAAAATGTAGACATATGttgaagaaaaataaaaaaataaaaaatcgaTGAGAATCGAagaaagaaacaaataaaataaagaaaaaaaacaaTGCAAAACAGTGAAAACCGGTAAGAACATCATTGAGAAGAAAAAAAACATCAGGGATGTAGCTGCCGTGTGGGCTAACTTTCTACCGATCGATGCTAGGGCCATTTTTTCCATTCGTACCTCACCAAGACGTGAACCGGACTTTCTTGCCTGGCAGCCGGAGAAAAACGGTATCTTCTCCGTTAAGAGTGCTTATAAGCTTGGTCTC is drawn from Aegilops tauschii subsp. strangulata cultivar AL8/78 chromosome 1, Aet v6.0, whole genome shotgun sequence and contains these coding sequences:
- the LOC109752064 gene encoding uncharacterized protein codes for the protein MVSWGDGEESSEDHSNATSEGLKTLYDSDWEGLADGATPPGCKCGAIAAKFVGWEGYETGRKFLGCAGQFGERCDYVKWVDGDWPSSLQKAIGKLWEMYGEAKAGRVSDALYCMEEKFKFRDEITKLHRDLKIVQEEVNKTVNEKQITLALKAKAEQALIDARAELEEKKKLDAAASNMHKVLRIKAEKDRDKIKEEKRKLELMIADLVKQKEGTRAKLRKIKELCDRVVFPL